A single window of Candoia aspera isolate rCanAsp1 chromosome 3, rCanAsp1.hap2, whole genome shotgun sequence DNA harbors:
- the NTAQ1 gene encoding protein N-terminal glutamine amidohydrolase: protein MAAEAAAAPAAYQPVVPSRSACVYTSCYCEENIWKLCEHIRSKNQYPLEEFYAVFISNDRKMVPLWKQQAGCADQPVIWDYHVILLHVSNGDQNFIYDLDTVLPFPCPFGTYIEEAFKSDSIINPGFRRKVRLVRADLYLKTFASDRSHMKDASGNWLKSPPPYPCIETAEFKMNLDYFISMNPDVGWGFVLKLPDFVQEFGNQSCEEGQ from the exons ATGGCGGCGGAGGCGGCGGCTGCCCCGGCCGCCTATCAACCGGTCGTGCCTTCCCGCTCTGCTTGCGTCTACACGAGCTGCTATTG tGAAGAAAATATCTGGAAGCTCTGTGAACATATCCGAAGCAAGAATCAATACCCTTTGGAAGAATTTTATGCTGTTTTCATTTCCAATGACAGAAAGATG GTGCCACTTTGGAAGCAACAGGCAGGATGTGCAGATCAGCCTGTGATTTGG GATTACCATGTTATTTTGTTACATGTGTCGAATGGAGACCAGAACTTTATCTATGATCTTGATACTGTCCTACCTTTTCCATGCCCTTTTGGCACTTACATTGAAGAGGCTTTCAAATCGGACAGCATTATTAATCCTGGATTTCGAAG AAAAGTCAGATTGGTTCGAGCTGATCTGTACCTGAAGACTTTTGCTTCTGACCGATCACACATGAAAGATGCCAGCGGGAACTGGCTGAAATCTCCTCCCCCATATCCATGCATTGAAACTGCAG agttCAAGATGAACCTAGATTACTTTATTAGTATGAATCCAGATGTGGGCTGGGGTTTTGTGCTGAAACTCCCTGATTTTGTGCAAGAATTTGGCAATCAGAGCTGTGAAGAAGGACAATGA